The Brassica oleracea var. oleracea cultivar TO1000 chromosome C6, BOL, whole genome shotgun sequence genome includes a region encoding these proteins:
- the LOC106296478 gene encoding protein ALTERED XYLOGLUCAN 4-like — protein sequence MGLKEQPNCLSQRKISVFIVSAFIPIALFRLCFYNPFSAIDDTILQDSTAHVVITSYSSSQENETQESYDRIKEDSLCDYTKGKWVKDEMGPLYNGSSCGTIKDGQNCFRHGRPDSGYLYWKWKPNQCDIPRFDANRFLDLMRNKHLAFIGDSMARNQLESLICLLSTVSSPDLVYRNGDDNKFRKWRFESHNVTVSVYWSPFLVAGLEKSGNLDHNVLHVDRVDERWGNVLERFDTVVVSVGHWFLHPAVYYESGSVLGCHSCEARNCTEIGFFDIFRKAIRTTLKAVARNRREVILTTFSPSHFEGRPWDSLGACNMTEPYEEGKVLEGLDLEMRRIEMEEVAAVREEDYKGAEVRLEALDVTAISVLRPDGHPGPYMYEFPFKNGVPERVHNDCLHWCLPGPVDTWNEIMIEMLRRWRV from the exons ATGGGATTAAAAGAGCAACCAAATTGTCTAAGTCAGCGGAAGATCTCTGTGTTTATAGTCTCAGCGTTTATACCAATTGCTCTGTTTCGACTCTGTTTCTACAACCCTTTCTCAGCCATCGATGATACAATTCTCCAAGACTCTACGGCACACGTTGTGATCACTAGCTACTCATCTTCTCAAG AAAATGAAACTCAAGAGAGTTATGATCGTATTAAGGAAGATTCTTTATGTGATTATACAAAAGGCAAATGGGTCAAAGACGAGATGGGTCCACTCTACAACGGCTCGAGCTGCGGAACAATCAAAGATGGTCAGAACTGCTTCCGACATGGCAGACCAGACTCTGGCTACCTTTACTGGAAATGGAAACCGAACCAATGCGATATACCGAGATTCGACGCTAACCGGTTTCTTGATCTTATGAGAAACAAGCATCTAGCTTTTATCGGCGACTCCATGGCTAGAAACCAGCTCGAGTCTCTCATCTGCCTCCTCTCTACCGTCTCTAGCCCTGATCTCGTTTACAGAAACGGAGATGATAATAAATTCAGAAAGTGGCGTTTCGAGTCTCACAACGTCACGGTCTCGGTTTACTGGTCCCCGTTTCTTGTGGCCGGTTTAGAGAAATCCGGAAACTTGGACCACAACGTGTTGCACGTAGACCGTGTGGACGAGAGATGGGGTAATGTTTTAGAACGTTTCGACACGGTCGTGGTCTCTGTGGGACATTGGTTCTTACATCCGGCGGTTTATTACGAGTCCGGTTCGGTTTTGGGATGTCATTCTTGCGAGGCAAGGAACTGTACCGAGATAGGGTTTTTCGATATCTTTAGGAAAGCAATAAGAACGACGTTGAAAGCGGTGGCTAGAAACCGCCGTGAGGTGATCTTGACGACGTTTTCGCCTTCTCACTTTGAAGGCCGGCCTTGGGATAGTCTCGGCGCGTGTAACATGACGGAGCCGTATGAAGAGGGGAAGGTTCTAGAAGGTTTGGACTTGGAGATGCGGCGGATAGAGATGGAGGAAGTTGCGGCGGTGAGAGAAGAAGATTATAAGGGAGCGGAGGTGAGATTAGAAGCGTTAGACGTGACGGCGATATCGGTGTTGAGACCAGACGGACATCCTGGTCCGTATATGTACGAGTTCCCGTTCAAGAACGGTGTACCGGAGAGAGTTCATAATGATTGTTTGCATTGGTGTTTGCCTGGTCCTGTCGACACGTGGAATGAGATTATGATAGAGATGTTAAGGCGATGGAGGGTTTAA